Within the Candidatus Dormiibacterota bacterium genome, the region GTGGTAGAGTGCAACCTTGCCAAGGTTGAAGTCGCGGGTTCGACTCCCGTTTCCCGCTCCAATCTGTGGGCCGGCTTCCCGACGGGGCCGGCCCGCGTCATTTGAGGGACCCGGGGCCCCGGATTGACAGTCCCCGGCGCCCCCGGTAGAATTTTCCGCCACCGCATCATTCTCGGGTCTCGGGCTGGCGGCGTAGCCAAGCGGTAAGGCAGAGGTCTGCAAAACCTCGATACATCGGTTCGATTCCGATCGCCGCCTCCACCCGACTCTTCGCCCGCCGTCCTTGCTTTCCAGCCCGCGGGGATTATTTTTGATCGCGACATGGTCTCCATGCTTCGCGCCATCCTGTCCGATTACGACTTCTGGGTGAACTTCGTCTCCAATATGCTCGCCGGCATCCTGTTGACGCTGGTCTTCGGGTTGGTGCTCACCAGCGTCATGAGCCACTTCAACCAGAAGCGCAAGGTCAAGGAGCAGCGCCGCAAGTTCCTGGAGTTCATCGAGAGGGAGCTCAAGCGGAACACCAATTCCCTGACGGCCGCCCTGGAGGAGCTGCCGAAGGGGAACCTGCCGTATCCGCTGTTCGAGGTCTCGGCCTGGAAGGTCTCGGTCAATTCGTCGCTGCTCGACAACATGGACGTGGAGCTCATCCACCCGATCCTGTCCTCCTACAACCGGATCTGGGCGGCGAACGACCTGTACCAGAGTCTCCTGGAGGCCTATTTCGAGCGCCTGGCGCGCCCCTCCGAGGCGTCCGAGAAGCGCTACCTGTTCTTCCGGAAGACCCTTCTCGACCGGCTGCGCGATCTGCAGCCGAAGCTCAGCGATTCCCTGCAGCAGATCGACAGCCACTTGAAAGCGGCCTGAGACTCGGACGCGCTCCCCGGGTTCAGACGGAGGCGAAGGCGGCGTCGAGGATGGCGACCGCCTTGTCGGCGTCCGACTCGCGCGCGATCAGGGGCGGAGACAGGCGAATCGTCGACGCGCCGCACGGCAGCGTCAGGAGCCCGCGCTCGAACGCCCTCTCGATGACCGCGTGGCGCTCGCGCGGGGCGGGGGTGCGCTTCGCACGGTCGGAGACGACCTCGATCCCGACCATCAGGCCGAGGCCGCGGACGTCGCCGATGAGGCGGTGCTTCTCCTGAAGGCTCTTGAGCCGGCCGATGAGATGCGACCCGACGTGCGCGGCGTTCTCGATGAGCCCCTCCTGCAGCAGGCGCAGCGTCGCCACGGCCGCCGCGCAGGAGACCGGGTTCCCGCCGAACGTCGAGCCGTGCCCGCCGTCGTTCCATTTCATGACGTCGTCCCGGGCGATGACGGCGGAGATCGGCATCCCCGAGGCGATCCCCTTCGCCAGGATGATCATGTCGGGGTCGATGCCGTAATGCTCGAAGGCGAACATCTTCCCGGTCCGCCCCATGCCGCACTGCACCTCGTCGGCAATCAGGAGGATGCCGTTCACGCGGCAGATCTCCTGGATCCTCGGCAGGAAGTCCCTGTGCGGCGGGATGAAGCCCCCTTCCCCCTGGATCGGCTCGACGAGGATCGCCGCCACCTCCTTGGGGTCCACCGAGTGATGGAAGTACGTCTCGGTCAAAAGCTCGAGGCATTCGACCGAGCACGACTGGGGGTCGCGATTGACGGGGCAGCGGTAGCAATAGGCATAGTGCGTGTGCAGGATCTCCGGAACGAACGGGCCGTATCCCTTCCGCTGCACCGGCTTACTCGCGGTGAGCGTCATGGCCCCGTAGGTCCGGCCGTGGAAGGCGCCGAAGAAGCCGACCACCTTCTGCCGCCCGGTGCGGAGGCGCGCCAGCTTGACGGCCGTCTCGACCGCCTCGGCCCCCGAGTTGGTGAGGAAGACCCGCTTGTCCCCCCGGATCGGCGCCAGACGCGCCAGCGTCTCGCACAGCTCGATGTAGACCGGGTAATAAAAATCGGTGTAGCAGATGTGGAGGAGTCTGCCGGCCTGGTCCTGCACCGCCTTCACGACCTCGGGATGACAGTGACCGGTCGAGACCGTCGAGATCCCCGCGGCGAAGTCGAGGAACCGGTTCCCGTCCACGTCCTCGACGACCATGCCCTGGGCCCGCCCCACGACCAGCGGCACGTCCTTGCTCAGGTTCTGCGAGACGGTCCGGGCGTCCCGCGCGATGAACTCCCTGGCCTTCGGGCCCGGGAGCGGGGTGGTGATCTTCGGGTAGTCGCCAGGATAGTCCGGCGGGAACGGCGAGCCTGCCACGGTGTTCCTCCTGAGGCCGTCATTCTCACAAGCCGCGCGCGGGCTGTCAAGGACTGGCGCGGCCCGGTGTTTGACCGGGTCCGGGCGCTTTGCTACGATGCGCGCCGTCTTGTCGAGACGAGTCTTTCCACTGCTCCTGATGCCGCTCCTGCTGGCCGGCTGCGGCGAGAGCGCGCGCCCGAACGTCCTGCTGATCATCTTCGACACGGCGCGCGCCGATCGCTTCCCCTTCGACGGCTACACGCGGCCCACGACACCCAATCTGATGCCGATCGCGGCCGAGGGGGTCGTCTACACCCAGGCCTTCTCCCCCGCGCCCTGGACGGTGCCCGCGCACGCCAGCCTGTTCACGGGGCAATACCCGTCCCTGCACCGGACCGACTGCGGGTCGCTGCGCCTGCCGGACCAGGTGACCACGCTCGCCGAGACGCTGCAGGCGGCGGGCTACCGCACCATCGGCTACACGGCCAACCCGTGGCTGGGGAGGGACTACAACTTCCAGCAGGGGTTCGACACCTACGGCGAGACCTGGCGCGACGTCCCGCAGGAGAGCGAGGACACGGGGGCGGGTCTCACCAATGACAAGGTCATCCGCTTCCTGCGCTGGCGCGCCGACAACCCGGACGCCGCCTCGCAGCCGTTCTTTCTCTTCATCAACTATTTCGAGCCCCACCTTCCGTACCACCCGCCCGAGCCGGAGCGCTCGCGGTTTCTCCGGCCCGGGGCCGACCCGGCGAAGGTGAAGCGGCTGAGCCGCCTCGGCCACCCGGACGAGATGCGCTACATCGTCGGTCTCTCCGATCTGACGGACGACGACATGGGGGTCCTCAACGACCTGTACGACGGCGAGATCGCCTATACCGACCGGCGCGCGGGGGAGGTCCTGTCGGTCCTGCGCGAGCAGGGGATCCTCGACCGAACGATCGTCGCCATCGCGGGGGACCATGGCGAGAACATCGGCGACCATCACATGATGGATCACAAGCTGAGCGTGCACGACACCCTCCTGCACGTCCCCCTTCTCCTGCGCTACCCGCCGCGCATCCCGGGCGGCCGGTCGATCGACACGCGGGTGCAGATGCACGATCTGTATCCCACGATCCTGGGTCTCGCCGGCGTCGCCCCCCCGCAGGGCGCGGTCGTGGAGGCGGTGCCGCTGCCCGGGACCGGGCTGCCCGGCTCGGGGCGGCCCGCCGAGGGGCCGATCGTCGGCGAATTCGTCGGTCCGCCTCTCGAGTTCATCAAGGTGATGCAGGACCTCTTCCCCGGAAAGGACCTGTCGCGCTACAACCGCACGCTGATCGCGCTGCGGTACTCCGGCTACAAGATCCAGTGGGGTTCCGACGGCAGGCACGCCCTGTACCACGTCGACCAGGATCCGGGAGAGACGACCGACCTGGCCGCGACCGAGCCGGACCGGCTGCAGGAGATGGTCCGGCGGGTCCAGGACTGGCTGCACCGGCCGGCGCGCGCGGCGACATCGGCAGGCCGCAAGGCCTCCCCGCGCTGAAACCGGCGGGGCCGGAGCCCCCGCGGTCCGCGTGGTAAACCCGAAGTTTCCCTCGCCGCTCCCCGCTTGACAGCCCGGCCGCCTGCTGGCTTATAGTCCGGGCATGCCGCCCAAGGATCGAGTTTCACTCGTCAAGACACCGCTTCCCGGCCCCCGGTCCAAACAGTTGATCGAGAAGGAGATCGGTCTCATGGCCGCG harbors:
- a CDS encoding sulfatase, translating into MSRRVFPLLLMPLLLAGCGESARPNVLLIIFDTARADRFPFDGYTRPTTPNLMPIAAEGVVYTQAFSPAPWTVPAHASLFTGQYPSLHRTDCGSLRLPDQVTTLAETLQAAGYRTIGYTANPWLGRDYNFQQGFDTYGETWRDVPQESEDTGAGLTNDKVIRFLRWRADNPDAASQPFFLFINYFEPHLPYHPPEPERSRFLRPGADPAKVKRLSRLGHPDEMRYIVGLSDLTDDDMGVLNDLYDGEIAYTDRRAGEVLSVLREQGILDRTIVAIAGDHGENIGDHHMMDHKLSVHDTLLHVPLLLRYPPRIPGGRSIDTRVQMHDLYPTILGLAGVAPPQGAVVEAVPLPGTGLPGSGRPAEGPIVGEFVGPPLEFIKVMQDLFPGKDLSRYNRTLIALRYSGYKIQWGSDGRHALYHVDQDPGETTDLAATEPDRLQEMVRRVQDWLHRPARAATSAGRKASPR
- a CDS encoding acetyl ornithine aminotransferase family protein, which encodes MAGSPFPPDYPGDYPKITTPLPGPKAREFIARDARTVSQNLSKDVPLVVGRAQGMVVEDVDGNRFLDFAAGISTVSTGHCHPEVVKAVQDQAGRLLHICYTDFYYPVYIELCETLARLAPIRGDKRVFLTNSGAEAVETAVKLARLRTGRQKVVGFFGAFHGRTYGAMTLTASKPVQRKGYGPFVPEILHTHYAYCYRCPVNRDPQSCSVECLELLTETYFHHSVDPKEVAAILVEPIQGEGGFIPPHRDFLPRIQEICRVNGILLIADEVQCGMGRTGKMFAFEHYGIDPDMIILAKGIASGMPISAVIARDDVMKWNDGGHGSTFGGNPVSCAAAVATLRLLQEGLIENAAHVGSHLIGRLKSLQEKHRLIGDVRGLGLMVGIEVVSDRAKRTPAPRERHAVIERAFERGLLTLPCGASTIRLSPPLIARESDADKAVAILDAAFASV